In the Pleuronectes platessa chromosome 8, fPlePla1.1, whole genome shotgun sequence genome, one interval contains:
- the fgfbp1a gene encoding fibroblast growth factor-binding protein 1 codes for MAFLTNLTILLVLACISHQLMLGSCQKGRRGRGGRGVDKGQNKDKSGVKVGRQPKSVSAQPIKGKLVTKDKSECTWAATGEDVFVLGVTCRKGDRSFSCEYVSQPSLCQRYTSNPKLYWKQIARALKKQRNLCQDGSAPVRAGMCRQAARDAHFRLRGVQRETVQPPPPPPAARAVKSCQPGNKRLAEEQCNDSWSSLCTFFFTMVQADDC; via the coding sequence ATGGCTTTCCTCACCAATCTCACCATCCTGCTGGTGCTGGCTTGTATTTCCCACCAGCTGATGTTGGGCAGCTGTCAGAAGGGTCGAAGGGGGCGAGGGGGACGAGGGGTGGACAAAGGACAGAACAAGGACAAGTCAGGGGTGAAGGTCGGCCGCCAACCCAAATCTGTCTCCGCGCAGCCCATCAAGGGGAAGCTGGTCACCAAGGACAAGTCTGAGTGCACCTGGGCGGCCACGGGTGAGGATGTCTTCGTCCTCGGGGTCACTTGCAGGAAGGGGGACAGAAGCTTCAGCTGTGAATACGTCTCCCAACCGTCCCTCTGTCAGCGGTACACCTCCAACCCCAAACTCTACTGGAAGCAAATAGCGAGGGCactgaagaagcagaggaacctGTGCCAGGACGGCAGCGCGCCGGTCAGGGCAGGTATGTGCCGACAAGCCGCCAGAGACGCTCATTTCAGACTCCGAGGTGTTCAGAGGGAAACCGTCCagccccccccgcctccccccgCGGCCAGAGCTGTCAAATCCTGTCAGCCTGGAAACAAGCGGCTGGCGGAGGAGCAATGCAATGACTCCTGGTCGAGTCTGTGCACGTTCTTTTTTACTATGGTGCAGGCTGATGATTGCTGA
- the anxa5a gene encoding annexin A5a: MPAPRKFLVASTSLPLALGWGWNLSLYVGMLLGLLILMMLLLWMLLKQLSNSVAKSMMQPVRSFRKPGIERRFQHAHRGSVRPFTNFNAQSDADFLRRAMKGVGTDEDAILMLLTARSNDQRQQIKAAFKKTCGKDLVSDLKSELGGLFEDLVVALMTPPISYDASQLHKAIKGAGTNDDVLIEILASRTGAQIKEIIKVYKKEFGGKLEKDVCGDTSGHYQRLLVILLQGNRQEEVDESKIETDATDLYAAGEGMFGTDEDKFITILGNRSPEHLRKVFDVYKKLCGSDIEESIRGETTGNLENLLLAVVKCVRSVPEYFAEVLYKSMRRAGTDDDALMRIMVSRSEVDMLDIRASFKKLHGASLYSTIQEDTSGDYQRALLYLCGGND; this comes from the exons ATGCCTGCCCCAAGAAAATTTCTGGTGGCTTCCACCTCGCTGCCCCTGGCActtggctggggctggaacCTGAGCTTGTACGTGGGGATGCTTCTCGGACTCCTGATTCTCATGATGCTTCTTCTCTGGATGCTCCTCAAGCAGCTCAGTAACTCGGTGGCAAAATCCATGATGCAGCCTGTGCGCTCCTTCAGGAAGCCTGGCATCGAACGGAGGTTTCAGCAT GCGCACAGAGGCAGCGTACGGCCGTTCACCAACTTCAACGCCCAAAGTGACGCTGACTTCCTCCGCAGAGCGATGAAGGGAGTGG GCACGGACGAGGATGCCATCCTCATGCTCCTGACGGCGCGCAGCAACGATCAACGGCAGCAAATCAAGGCAGCGTTCAAAAAGACCTGCGGAAAG GACCTGGTCAGTGACCTGAAGTCGGAGCTCGGGGGTCTGTTCGAGGATCTGGTTGTGGCCCTGATGACCCCGCCCATCTCCTATGATGCCTCTCAGCTGCACAAGGCCATCAAG GGCGCCGGGACTAACGACGACGTGCTGATCGAGATCCTGGCCTCCAGGACCGGAGCCCAGATAAAAGAAATCATCAAAGTGTATAAGAAAG AGTTTGGCGGCAAACTGGAGAAGGACGTCTGTGGAGACACCTCGGGGCACTACCAGAGACTGCTGGTGATCCTGCTGCag GGGAACAGGCAGGAGGAGGTAGACGAGAGCAAAATCGAGACAGACGCCACG GACTTGTACGCTGCTGGTGAGGGAATGTTTGGCACAGATGAGGACAAATTCATCACAATTCTTGGCAACAGGAGCCCAGAGCATCTCAGGAAAG TATTCGACGTCTACAAGAAGCTGTGCGGCTCCGACATCGAGGAGAGCATTAGAGGAGAGACCACTGGGAATCTAGAGAACCTACTGCTGGCTGTCG TGAAATGTGTCAGGAGCGTCCCGGAGTATTTTGCTGAAGTCCTGTATAAATCTATGAGG CGTGCCGGGACTGACGACGACGCCCTGATGAGGATCATGGTGTCGAGGAGCGAGGTGGACATGTTAGACATCAGAGCCAGTTTCAAAAAGCTGCACGGAGCGTCTCTGTACTCCACCATCCAG gaGGACACGAGTGGAGACTACCAGAGGGCTTTGCTCTACCTCTGTGGGGGGAATGATTAA
- the fgfbp2a gene encoding fibroblast growth factor binding protein 2a, with the protein MWLWLPPQRTNRCCSPPLFEIWLLSWGGGGILNSRSSRLANKKQAGSSAPAVPLSSSCTQHRSDTMWTQASASLLLLACCLWPAEAQSDSRRQNIGDEPLKFKTKAQDSCTMTITGHGDYTRLRLSCRSSEGSYWCEYVGKPYNCRNYNKNPRHYFVQMMWGFRKLNNACQAPKKIRPQMCRRATDDSQMIFSSASSSHLWQDPSSRPNPGAQAARPEPRPAPTRPESGRRPSSKSIPVQPREKTSQKTTPPALTPPVESNAKRMARRYCWRSLHGVCSFVIGFF; encoded by the coding sequence ATGTGGCTCTGGCTTCCTCCACAGAGAACTAACCGATGTTGCTCTCCCCCCCTCTTTGAAATCTGGTTGctttcttgggggggggggggaatcctgaATTCCCGCTCTTCCCGCTTAGCAAATAAAAAGCAGGCGGGATCCTCAGCTCCAGCAgttccactctcctcctcctgcactcaGCATCGCTCTGACACCATGTGGACCCAGGCCAGcgcctctctgctgctgctcgcctGCTGCCTCTGGCCGGCCGAGGCCCAGAGCGacagcaggaggcagaacatCGGGGACGAGCCCCTCAAATTCAAGACCAAGGCTCAGGACTCTTGCACCATGACCATCACCGGTCACGGGGATTACACCCGGCTGAGGCTGTCGTGCCGGAGCAGCGAGGGCTCCTACTGGTGCGAGTATGTGGGGAAGCCTTACAACTGCCGCAACTACAACAAAAACCCCCGACACTACTTTGTCCAGATGATGTGGGGCTTCAGAAAACTCAACAATGCCTGCCAGGCACCGAAGAAGATCAGACCTCAGATGTGCAGGAGGGCGACTGATGACTCTCAGATGATCTTTTCATCCGCTTCGTCGTCCCACTTATGGCAAGACCCTTCCTCAAGACCCAACCCGGGAGCCCAGGCTGCAAGACCTGAACCTCGACCTGCACCGACCAGGCCGGAGTCAGGGAGGAGACCCTCCTCGAAATCCATACCGGTCCAACCGAGAGAAAAGACCTCGCAGAAAACCACTCCGCCGGCACTGACACCTCCTGTGGAGAGCAACGCCAAGAGGATGGCTCGCCGGTACTGCTGGAGGTCACTTCACGGCGTCTGCTCCTTCGTCATTGGGTTCTTTTGA